The genome window AATGTTTATCACAGAGGTTTTCAGCGGCCTTGATCCGAAGAATAAGCCGGCGGTCACTTTGTTCGAAAACAAATATAAGTATGACCAGATGCTGGTCGAAAAAGATATATCGGTGTTCTCCAACTGCGAACACCATTTCGTCCCCATTTACGGAAAAGCGCACGTTGCGTACATTTCAAGCGGTAAAGTGATCGGACTTTCCAAACTGAACCGCATTGTAGAATACTTTGCAAAACGTCCGCAAGTTCAGGAACGCCTCACCGTGCAGATTGCTACTGAGCTGAAATTAGCGTTGGAAACGGAAGATGTGGCAGTTGTAATCGATGCGCAGCACATGTGCGTTCAATCCCGGGGAATAAGAGATTCAGGAAGCTCCACTGTCACCGCGTTTTATGGCGGGAAGTTTCAGGAGGAGAGTACTAAGAAGGAGTTTTTGAGTTATTTGGGGATGTGATCTGCATAGGTTCTGGGAGGGGCTTGAAGTTCACCCGGTGACCTGATCAATATGGTCAACCTAAGCCAACTGTCACCCTGAGCGGAGCCGAAGGGACATGCAGCATGCCAGCAAGCATCCTACACGTCCCTTCGGCTCCGCTCAGGGTGACAGGGTTGGTCCATTCACGATGACAAAGTCAGTCGACTCAAAACCTCCTACTAAACCGTTGGTCCAACTCTCTCAAGCAACGCCTTAGTCGCTTTAATCCCATCATACTCAGAAAGCTTGCTTCCTTCATATTCGATCCCAGCGATTCCTTTGAAGCCTGCGTCTTTAACGATTTTCAGGATTTTTGTGTAATCCGTTTCAATGCAGTTTCCTTTTTCGTCGAAGTCATATGTTTTTGCGCTTACGCCTTTTGCGTAGGGCATCAACTCTTTCGTTCCCTGATATCTGTCGTATGATTCTGCGCAGCCGCCGTCTTTTCTGGTGATGCAGAAGTTACCGAAGTCCGGCAATGTTCCTACATTTTTTAGGTTAACCTGCTTCATTACGCCTGACAACCATTGTCCGTTGGATGATGACCCTCCGTGGTTTTCGACGATTACGTTAATGCCTGTTTTCGCAGCGAACTCACCTAGCTTACCAAGCCCGTCTACGGCGGATTTTGCTATTTCTTCAAAGCTTCCTTTTCCGAATGCATTAACGCGGATGGTTTTGCAACCTAGATATTTCGCGGCTTCCACCCAGCGATAATGGTTTTCAACGGCCTTGTTACGAACCGCAGCGTCCAATTCTCCCAGGCCGCCTTCGCCGTCGATCATGATGAGGTGAGCTGTTACGCCGTTGTCTTTTTGTCTTTGGATCAAATCATTCAGATATGTTTTGTCTTCCGCTTTGTCTTTGAAGAACTGGTTTACATATTCCACGATGGAAATGCCAAACTCTTTCTTCGCCAATGCCGGGAAATCGAGGTTAGTCAGTTCTTTTTTGAAAAGTGCTTTGTGCAAAGACCATTCTGCGAGTGAAATATCAAACCATAGTTTTTTGGCAGGATCTGCCATTAGTAAGTCGGAAAAAGCGGTTGCTGCGAAGGCCGTAGCACCGGCTTTTTTAAGGAAATCGCGACGAGAAACGTACATTTTGGTTAGAATTTAGATTTATATTTATTATGGAATGTGAATTCTTGCTTCATTATACAGCTTCTCATTTTTCACCAGACTCGCTGCGTCCCAGTCAATGTCCTTGATAAATGCATGCGCGCGAACGGGACAGTTTTCGACGCGGCAAAAGTAACAGCATTGATATAAGCACGGGTCTGCATGAACGAAAATCTCGGTTTCACCCGTATGGCTGTCTTTCAGTATGTTTTCAAAATTATGAATTGTTTCATGCACTTTCTGCAGTTCCCAATAATATGGTAATGTCAAATGGCAATCAATGTGCAGGTCAGAGCCGTATTGCTGCACGCGCAGGTTGTGCACGTCGATCCATTCTGTTTTTTTGTTATCCTTTAATGTCTGCACTACTTTTTCCAGCAACGCGTCATCCACAGCGTCCATAAGCCCGGCTACGGATTTACTAACAAGCAGGAAGCCGTTATAAGCAAGAAATAAACCAAACAGGAGGGAAGCAGCGCTATCAATCCAGACGTAGCCCGTGAGCATAATGAGTCCGACGCTCACGATCAGGACCAGACTGCTGATGCTGTCCGTCATCAAATGGCGTCCATCGGCGGTAAGTGCCAGCGAATTCATTTTCCTGCCTTCGGTTAACAGCTTATAACCGATAGCAGTGTTGACAATGATGGTAAAAAGTATAAACCCGGAACCCTGAAGCAGGTTTTGAATAGGAGCGGGATCCAGGATCCTGTTCACCGCTTCGATGATGATAAAAAGCGAAGCGATCATGATCAATGCACCTTCAAAACCGGCGGAGAAAAACTCTATTTTGCCGTGCCCGTATGGATGGTTCCTGTCTTTCGGCTGCGCCGAAAGATAAATGCTGTAAAACGCAAATCCGCTTGCTATAACATTAATGATCGATTCCAGCGCGTCGCTCAGGATGGCGTTGGAGGAGGTAAGATAATAAGCGAAGAATTTCAAACCCGTCAGGATGATGCTGGCTATAAAAGACAGCAGTATGAGACGTTGTTTAAGCTTATTTTGGTTTATTTGCATTTGCGATTTGAAATTCAGAGGCCAAAAATACTAAGAAAATGCGGGTTATAACCACAGAAAATAATTGGAAAACACTTTCAACCGAAACTGTCTACGAAAATGCGTGGCTCGAACTGAGCCATCGCGATGTGATCAACCCGTCGGGAAATAAGGGCATTTATGGGCTGGTAAAATTTAAGAATCAAGCCATTGGCGTTATTCCACTGGATGCCGAGGGCAACATTTATCTGGTAGGCCAATATCGCTATGCAATCGATGAATATTCCTGGGAAATTCCGGAAGGCGGCGGCGCTTTAAATGCAGATCCGCTGGACGCGGCCAAGCGGGAGCTGAAAGAAGAAACCGGTTTGCTGGCTGAAAAATGGACCAAGCTTGCCCGCATTCATACTTCCAATTCCGCCACCAATGAAGAAGGTTTCCTGTTCATCGCCGAAGAACTGACGCAACAGGAAGCAGAACCTGAGGACACCGAAGATCTGCAAGTGCGGAAAGTGTCTTTGCAGGAAGCGATCGATATGTGCATGCGTTCCGAAATTACTGATTCGCTGTCTGTATGCGCCATTTTAATGACCGCCAGACTGAGGGGAATCTGATATGCTCGAATCGCTTTTCTATGGAACGCTTACTGGAATAGGATTATGCCTCACGTTTGGGACCGTGTTTTTCTCATTGGTCCAAAACAGTGTTGATAATGGTTATAAAACCGGCGTGAAGATCGCACTGGGCGTTTTCGTTTGCGACATTATTTTTGTTTTCTTCGCTATTTACGGAACTGCGTTACTGCCCGATATTCCCGATTTCAAGAAGTGGATGGCTGGCGCGGGCGTATTTTTCCTGATCACGCTCGGGCTGACAAATTTGATTAAAGGTCAGCCAAAAATTGCCTATCCGACAACCCGGTTCGGCAATTTGCTTTACTATTTTACGACTGGTTTTTTCTTGAACGGGCTGAATCCGGTGAATTTCATCAGCTGGGTCACCATTGCTTCCTATATCCGCACCAATCTGCATTATAATTATCACCAGGTGCTTGTTTTTTTTGCGGCGAGTGTAGTTGCTGTATTCCTCGTGGAATGTGGCATTGCGATCTTTGCACACAAGTTGAAACGCGTTTTTACGCCAAAAGTGGTCACGATATTTAACAAAGTGACAGGCGTCGTTTTTATCCTGATCGCCTGCCAGATTGCTTATGTCAATTTCCTGAGTTAATGCGAGGGAGGTTCCGTTATGTAGCCGTTCTTTTGCAAAAATCCCTTCCAATCGTCCATCAGGAAATTCTTGAAAACACGCGGAAACTTATGCTGGCCGCCCATTTTGCCTTTGGAATTCATCCAGTCGTAAAAAGCTTTGTTCGGCAGCACAGTAACAAACACTTCCTTCAATGCATGACGCCTTTCCACGGCATAGTCATCATTAAGATCTGCTAATTTGGCGTCCAGTCTGGTTTTGAGCTCTTCTGCATTCACATCCGTTTCTTCTACGCCGATATACCAATGGTGCGCAAACATAGAACCGTATTCAATGCCGCAAACTGTGAATTCTTTAACCGTTAACCCCATCTCATCCGAAACCAGATCGACGGCCTTGTTCATATTGTCGACCGAAAGGTGTTCCCCGCAAAGACTTAGATAATGCTTCGTGCGTCCTGTAATAACAATTTCACCTTTCGCTTTGTCCACAAATTTCACTGTGTCACCGATCAGGTAACGCCATGATCCTGCGCATGTCGAGAGCAGCAATGCATATTCTTTGCCTTCTTCAACCTGATCGATCATTAATGTCTCAGGATCAGACATTAAGGTGCCTTCTGAGTCAAAGTTTTTTTCGTTGAAAGGAATAAACTCGAAGAAAATCCCATTGTCACAAACCAGCTCCATGCCTTGTGCGCCCGGGCGGGTTTGGTAGGCGATAAATCCTTCGGAGGCAAGATACGTGTTAATGTAGATCAATGGCCTTGCCAGCAGCTTTTCGAAACCCTTTCTGTAAGGCTCAAACGAGACACCACCATGCGCGAAAACCTGCAAATTGGGCCATATATCGTGAATGGTCTTGACATTATAATGCGCAATGATCTTTTCCATCAAAAGCTGGATCCACGCGGGAACGCCTACAATGAACCCAATGTCCCATTCGTGCGCCTGCTTTGTAATTTCTTCCAATTTCAAACCCCAATCTTTTTGCGCCGCGATTTTTTCCCCGGGTTTATAGTAAGGTCTGAACCAATAGGGAATCTGCTTGGCCGTGATGCCGCTCAAATCGCCTTCAAAATGTTTGTCCTGATTATTCAGATTTGTACTGCCGCCGAGCATCAGGAAGCCTTTTTCATACAGATCATTGGGAAGATCCTTGTAATGTCCGAGCGAAAGGATCTGGCGGATGCTGGTCTTCTGGATCGCGCGCGACATGGCCTTTGTGACCGGAATGTGCTTCGTAGCGGCCTCGGAAGTTCCTGAACTTAATGCATAATATTTGATCTGCCCAGGCCAGCAAATGTCTTTTTCTCCTTCAAGCGAACGGTGCCACCATTCGTTGAAGATCTTGTTGTAATCGTAAACCGGAACTGTTTTCTTGTATAAGTCGTAATAAGCGCCTTTTTCACTGAACAATATAGATGAAAGCAGCTCGTCAAAATTGTATTTTTCTCCAAACTCTGTGTAGCGCGCCTTGGCCAGCAATTTCGCCAGCGTCTTTTTTTGCTGAATGTGAAGACTTGCTTTTCTGCGGTTAGCAACAATGTTGCTGATATGAATTCCTTTTTTTAATAAACTCCCTACTAATGCCATAGCTGAATTTTAAAATTATAAATCCCAGGTCGAAAGCTGTTTTACTGCCTCATACGCTGTCAGATCATATTGGCACGGCACAACAGAAATGTAGTTGTTATCCAGCGCCCAGACATCGGTATCCTCCTTTTCGGTGTCAAAATTCACGAATTCTCCTGCCATCCACAGGTAACCTCTTCCGTTCGGGTCTACGCGATAATCAAATTTTTCCTGCCATTTTGCGTGCGCCTGTCTGCAAACTTTTACACCTTTTAAAGGCAGGTCTGTTTTCTCAGGAATGTTAACGTTCAGTGCAATGCCGTTCGGTATGCCGTTTTTGAGCGCCTCCTCAGTAATGGATTTGATAAATGGAATAGCATGATCAAAATCCGCATCCTCCCGGTAATCCGTTAATGAAAATCCAATCGCCGGAATGCCTTCTATTGCAGCTTCGATGGCTGCGGACATGGTCCCGGAATAAAGCACGCTGATCGAACTGTTGCTTCCGTGGTTGATCCCACTAACGACCAGGTCGGGTTTGCGATCCTGCAGAACGTAATTTTTAGCCAGTTTTACGCAGTCGGCAGGTGTTCCGGAACATTCATATTCAACAACGCCTTCAAAAATATGGGTGGAATAAAGTCTTAGCGGTTCGCCAATCGTGATAGCATGGCCCATCCCGGATTGCGGGCTGTTTGGCGCAACAACGATCACTTCTCCAATGGTTTGCATCACCTCCACCAATGTCCGGATTCCTTTGGACGTTATGCCGTCGTCATTTGTAACTAAAATAAGGGGTCTCATATAATTCTACTTATCGCCGGTCACATTAAGGGGTTGAAAAGTCCTGACTGGCGAATGAAGTAATGCGGTTTTTAGGTTGAAAAAAGATTTATTTGTAACTGCTATGAGCCAAAATTAAGCATTATGCCATCATTCTCAATAAAGCCTGCAACCACAGCCGACATCCCGACCATTATCGCAATCCAGGAACAGACCTGGGAAGCAACTTATAGTGAAATACTTACGAGAGAACAGATTGACTTTATGTTCGAAAAAATATATTCCCCCGAGTCTCTCGAGCGTCAGTTTACCGTTGAGCAGCATTCCTTCCTGATCTTGTTAAACGACGGCAAGCCGGAAGGTTTTGCATCCGCTTCCGAAGAAGGACGGGAAAAGTTTAAGTTACATAAAATATATGTACTTCCTTCCACGCAGGGAACGGGTGCCGGAAAATATCTCCTGGCTGCGGTTGAAAATTATGTAAAGTCGGCTGGTGGGAAAAAATTAGGTTTAAATGTCAACCGGTACAATAAGGCAAAGGGATTTTATGAAAAAATGGGCTTTGCGGTGACAGGCCAGGAGGATATTCCCATTGGTCCTTACTGGATGAACGATTATGTTTTGGAAAAAGAACTGAACTGACTTATTGAGCCGGTTCAGTTCTGTGGGCCAGTTTCATTTTTTTTATGTTCTTCTTCTGACTTTTAAGGCCTTGCAGCGGGTGGTAATGGTTGCTGTTGCTCACATAATATCCCGTTCCGTCATACGTGCGTTTGTCTGGGTGCGCCTTACATTCAGGTGAGCATGCACCCTCCATTTCTTCACCGCATTTGTGACAAACCGGCACGTGCGTGTTACATTCTGCATTGGCGCAGTTGATCATGCGGTCGCAAGGTTCGTCGCAGATGTAGCAGCGGGAGATAACAGTTGGGTTGACTTTGTTAACCTCAACGGCAATGCGGTTGTCAAAAACATAGCATTTACCATCAAAATTTTCCCCGCCTT of Dyadobacter chenhuakuii contains these proteins:
- the folE gene encoding GTP cyclohydrolase I FolE, with the protein product MKQNGTLSNIPSTEMVEVEEVGNDHVFSSIDTPLRKDAFAMEDDMKMELIEKHFRHIMEIMGLDLTDDSLKGTPKRVAKMFITEVFSGLDPKNKPAVTLFENKYKYDQMLVEKDISVFSNCEHHFVPIYGKAHVAYISSGKVIGLSKLNRIVEYFAKRPQVQERLTVQIATELKLALETEDVAVVIDAQHMCVQSRGIRDSGSSTVTAFYGGKFQEESTKKEFLSYLGM
- a CDS encoding sugar phosphate isomerase/epimerase family protein translates to MYVSRRDFLKKAGATAFAATAFSDLLMADPAKKLWFDISLAEWSLHKALFKKELTNLDFPALAKKEFGISIVEYVNQFFKDKAEDKTYLNDLIQRQKDNGVTAHLIMIDGEGGLGELDAAVRNKAVENHYRWVEAAKYLGCKTIRVNAFGKGSFEEIAKSAVDGLGKLGEFAAKTGINVIVENHGGSSSNGQWLSGVMKQVNLKNVGTLPDFGNFCITRKDGGCAESYDRYQGTKELMPYAKGVSAKTYDFDEKGNCIETDYTKILKIVKDAGFKGIAGIEYEGSKLSEYDGIKATKALLERVGPTV
- a CDS encoding cation diffusion facilitator family transporter; the protein is MQINQNKLKQRLILLSFIASIILTGLKFFAYYLTSSNAILSDALESIINVIASGFAFYSIYLSAQPKDRNHPYGHGKIEFFSAGFEGALIMIASLFIIIEAVNRILDPAPIQNLLQGSGFILFTIIVNTAIGYKLLTEGRKMNSLALTADGRHLMTDSISSLVLIVSVGLIMLTGYVWIDSAASLLFGLFLAYNGFLLVSKSVAGLMDAVDDALLEKVVQTLKDNKKTEWIDVHNLRVQQYGSDLHIDCHLTLPYYWELQKVHETIHNFENILKDSHTGETEIFVHADPCLYQCCYFCRVENCPVRAHAFIKDIDWDAASLVKNEKLYNEARIHIP
- a CDS encoding NUDIX domain-containing protein produces the protein MRVITTENNWKTLSTETVYENAWLELSHRDVINPSGNKGIYGLVKFKNQAIGVIPLDAEGNIYLVGQYRYAIDEYSWEIPEGGGALNADPLDAAKRELKEETGLLAEKWTKLARIHTSNSATNEEGFLFIAEELTQQEAEPEDTEDLQVRKVSLQEAIDMCMRSEITDSLSVCAILMTARLRGI
- a CDS encoding LysE family translocator encodes the protein MLESLFYGTLTGIGLCLTFGTVFFSLVQNSVDNGYKTGVKIALGVFVCDIIFVFFAIYGTALLPDIPDFKKWMAGAGVFFLITLGLTNLIKGQPKIAYPTTRFGNLLYYFTTGFFLNGLNPVNFISWVTIASYIRTNLHYNYHQVLVFFAASVVAVFLVECGIAIFAHKLKRVFTPKVVTIFNKVTGVVFILIACQIAYVNFLS
- a CDS encoding GH3 family domain-containing protein, which encodes MALVGSLLKKGIHISNIVANRRKASLHIQQKKTLAKLLAKARYTEFGEKYNFDELLSSILFSEKGAYYDLYKKTVPVYDYNKIFNEWWHRSLEGEKDICWPGQIKYYALSSGTSEAATKHIPVTKAMSRAIQKTSIRQILSLGHYKDLPNDLYEKGFLMLGGSTNLNNQDKHFEGDLSGITAKQIPYWFRPYYKPGEKIAAQKDWGLKLEEITKQAHEWDIGFIVGVPAWIQLLMEKIIAHYNVKTIHDIWPNLQVFAHGGVSFEPYRKGFEKLLARPLIYINTYLASEGFIAYQTRPGAQGMELVCDNGIFFEFIPFNEKNFDSEGTLMSDPETLMIDQVEEGKEYALLLSTCAGSWRYLIGDTVKFVDKAKGEIVITGRTKHYLSLCGEHLSVDNMNKAVDLVSDEMGLTVKEFTVCGIEYGSMFAHHWYIGVEETDVNAEELKTRLDAKLADLNDDYAVERRHALKEVFVTVLPNKAFYDWMNSKGKMGGQHKFPRVFKNFLMDDWKGFLQKNGYITEPPSH
- the surE gene encoding 5'/3'-nucleotidase SurE — protein: MRPLILVTNDDGITSKGIRTLVEVMQTIGEVIVVAPNSPQSGMGHAITIGEPLRLYSTHIFEGVVEYECSGTPADCVKLAKNYVLQDRKPDLVVSGINHGSNSSISVLYSGTMSAAIEAAIEGIPAIGFSLTDYREDADFDHAIPFIKSITEEALKNGIPNGIALNVNIPEKTDLPLKGVKVCRQAHAKWQEKFDYRVDPNGRGYLWMAGEFVNFDTEKEDTDVWALDNNYISVVPCQYDLTAYEAVKQLSTWDL
- a CDS encoding GNAT family N-acetyltransferase; the encoded protein is MPSFSIKPATTADIPTIIAIQEQTWEATYSEILTREQIDFMFEKIYSPESLERQFTVEQHSFLILLNDGKPEGFASASEEGREKFKLHKIYVLPSTQGTGAGKYLLAAVENYVKSAGGKKLGLNVNRYNKAKGFYEKMGFAVTGQEDIPIGPYWMNDYVLEKELN